A region from the Linepithema humile isolate Giens D197 chromosome 1, Lhum_UNIL_v1.0, whole genome shotgun sequence genome encodes:
- the LOC105667670 gene encoding LHFPL tetraspan subfamily member 2 protein, which translates to MCYVIVTGRSLLWTLLSLAALMAVLSGLITPKWLVGPPTIKDSKNGTELYTPTVGIFNRCTRLYGKTHCANFNVDGFATDASVFPGCWKASLFFLSAGLATMSVTVMAALLGCCVQSIGRKSIFNLAGVAQAVAGILYIFGMILYPAGWSADRVQRICGHEADAFYPANCNLGWAFYSAAIGVALTFVSAVFSGQAEKSTASDKVQDKMNEGKTLICLP; encoded by the exons ATGTGCTATGTGATAGTCACCGGGCGTAGTCTGCTGTGGACGCTCTTGTCTTTGGCAGCATTGATGGCAGTTTTATCGGGCCTCATTACTCCCAAGTGGCTCGTAGGACCGCCGACGATTAAGGATTCGA AGAACGGCACGGAGCTTTACACGCCGACTGTCGGGATTTTCAATCGTTGCACGCGATTGTACGGCAAGACGCACTGCGCGAATTTCAACGTCGACGGCTTCGCGACGGACGCCAGCGTCTTCCCGGGATGCTGGAAGGCGTCCTTGTTTTTCTTGTCCGCGGGCCTAGCAACGATGTCGGTGACCGTGATGGCTGCTCTACTGGGATGCTGCGTGCAGAGCATCGGCCGTAAGAGCATCTTCAATCTCGCAGGAGTGGCGCAAGCCGTTGCTG gaatactatatattttcgGAATGATCTTATACCCCGCCGGTTGGAGTGCCGATAGAGTGCAGAGGATCTGCGGTCATGAAGCCGACGCTTTCTATCCAGCTAATTGCAATCTCG GTTGGGCTTTTTATAGCGCGGCGATCGGCGTCGCTCTCACCTTCGTCAGCGCCGTTTTCAGCGGACAGGCGGAGAAGTCG